The sequence CAGCCCATTCTTGAGGAAGGCACAAGAACATTCGCTTTATTGTAATGGCCAGATCCACACCAGAGCCAAGAGCATCCAGGGGGAAGACACAAGCCCTTTGGTCTTGCCCACTCTAGTGAAGTAGCTCCTCAGGAGTTTGACACCATGATGTCAGATGGTGGAGGCACTAAAttcccccaaaaccaacccaagccAGCAAGGGGACAGCAGCCATGGGAGAAAGATGCATCTCAGAGATAGCAACACAGGTTTCAACAAGTGCGAGCTGTTCCTCAGCTTCAGGAGCGATAGGAGGacaacaaacaataaaacaagaataacaatgaaacaaaacaaaacaaaaccaaaaaaaaaaaaaaaggagttcaACTAACTTGTCCCGGCAGCTGCGTGGGCACTTCCTGAGgaacacagcctggcagggtggaAGAAACAGCCACATGCTCCTCAAAGCTGTTGATGCGAGGTTTTTTGATGGGCTCTGGGCTTGCTAGAGGGGTAACGCTATTACGTCTCATGAGCGGGTTAGGTCCCTTCTTTGCTTCCTAAATTCAAgtgagacaaagaaaaaaataaaagggaaaaaaaaaagtaaataaaaaaaaaataaagggaagaagGCGACAGTTAtaaagggattaaaaaaaaaaaaaaggcagattgTTGTGTGTTTTATTCCTTaaagcagcttctgcttttcccCACAATTGCTGTCAGCGTGCAAAGGATGCattgaaaggctccagacaccaaaaataaaacccctgGTGCAAAAAGTTCAAGAATGAGGCATGAATTATTTCccaagaaggggaggaaagaaaaaatacctAAAAGGGCCCTGCACTTAGAAATGAGACAGAGCCTCagctcacaaaaaaaaaaggagtacaGGTAGATTGCTAAAGAACCACAGCGATAATCAAAAGCCACAATTCTGCACAACAGAGAGAGGTGCCCATCAGTCTCCTCCTCAAAGCTGGTCCCTCCAACCCAGGGAGAGGTGTGGAATCAAGAAGAGGGAAGATGAGCCAGCCTGAGTTGATAAGGAAGGTTTGGCAAGTGGAGACAGAGCAGCCAGCGAGGGTCAGCACCATGCCAAGCTCCAATTCAAGCAAGGTGGGATGGAGGGGCAGTGCTCacgcagcagagcagagggacccAAGCGTTTTGCACGTGTCTCGCTCCATCCTACCCGCAGCAAACAGTACTCCTGCCATCCCCAGTGAGGAGGTCATCCCCCCTGTGTCCTCCACTGCAGGGGGAAGGACCAGCTTCCCCCCTTCTATGGCAATGGAGAGGGACTGGCAACTCAGATGCTGCCTTTGGGAAATGACGGATAGGAGATGCGGGCGAAAAGAAAATGGTTCTGGCCATCCAACAGCCAGTTGGGTTCCATCACCACCAAGCACAAGTTGGAAAAGTCCCAGAGGCTGGGACATGGGTGCTGACAGGTTCCCTGTGGTTCCCTTTTGGGTGTCCCCTAGCTCTGGCCTCTGAGCTCCCAGTGGAGCACATGGCACATGGACCTCATGTTACAGGAGTTTTCCTCTGCAAGGGGTCTCCTCCCTGCAGCgtcccagcccagtgccaccaTCCCCACACTATAGAACATCATTCTGGTAGCCCCACAGAGCCAGGGACATgccacaaaaaaaatcccacaaaggCAGGGTATGTTGGGCAAGGCATTGAGCCCAGGCTCTGACAGCCAGTTTGGAGACCTAGGAGAAGTCACCTTCTCCATTTGTGGCTCCATTCTCCACCTGGAATGCAGTGAATGACTGCACAGGTGAAAGTCAAAGACCACAaaagagcctcccctgggccagTTTTAATCTGAGCAAACACACTGAAAAGCAGGCACATGCAACAGTTCTCTTCCCTTGGAAAAGCCTCGACTAGACACATCTTTGCAAGAACCCATGTGACAGTTCAATTGTCCAGCAGCACTTCCAAGCAATCCAGATAAGCAATCTCCCCATGCCCACCCCAGGGGTCCTCACTGCCAGCTGACCataggggaaaggaagggaacaCCAAGGAATGGCTCTGAGGAAAAGCAACACTCACCTCTGGCCGTTCCCTGTGGGTGTTGACAGCGTCAATATTCAGGGAgatggactccacacggcaacCTGATGAAGGAGACAGAGGCCATCAGCAAACCCAATAGGCACAGGATGCCATGAAATGCTTCACCCCAgaccccttctcttctcccagaggcAGCTTGGATTCAGGAGCAGCTACAAGTTGAACTCCTCAGCATGTTTAGTAGAAAGGCTCCACTTACCATAGGCCATTGGAGTCAGCTTCAATACTGTGTGAAGAGGACATTTCAAGTAGGGCATTTCATctgcagaaaaagcaaagccagaGAGTTATCCCATCCCCTCTCCAAAGGCAGGCTGAGGTATCTTCCTCAATAGCTAAGGCTGTCTCACACCATAGAGATGCTtgctcctggcactgcagggaaTCAAATGCATCTCTTACCTCCTCTGACCTCCATCTAACaaccctcctccagcaggaTCAATCCTCTTCCTGGGAACAGGGAGCTCACCTGCACTTTTGTCCAGGAAGTATGCCAGGAGACAGCGCATAACAGCCTGGTGACAGATGACAAGGACATTTTCTTGTCTCTCCAGCTCCATGATGACCGGCTCCAGGCGCTGTACCAGATCTTGGTAGGACTGAGAcagaagaagagaagggagataTGGCATTGAATCGAGGGAACAAGGGCCTCACAAGAAACTATGGCTGTCTTTGCTCACCTATTAATTTAATGCTTCTAATTAAATTAAATTGATGTAATTACtgttaaaaacaagcaaagttCAACCAATTATCATCTTCATCTCCTGGTCAGGGGAGAAAGAAGCCGTTTACATCTGAGTTACAGATTTTTTTGAGGTAAGGAAAAACTGCATAGGGGCTTTGAGCACAGTATCTCTTTGTCATCTCAGAGATCTGATTTCCTGCATGATTTCTAACTTCTAAGCTTCCTAAAACCCTCCAGTGTTTTGATCAGCTTCATCAAGAACCACAGTAAACAGTCAGAAGGAACCCCAGACACTCCGAGTAAGTGTCAGACACCCCCAGAGATTGTCCTGGTAGACATGATGTCAAGAGGATGCCTCTGAAGACTTTTCCCAAATGTCTATGGATGAGTTTTAATTTGGTGATAAAAAGCCAAATTCATAACTTCAAATATCATACAGACTTGGTGTCAATTCCCACCTCATTGTGTCACACCCTGAAAGCAGACTGCCAGGAACAGAAATATCCACATTATCCTTAGTGACTGACACTGAGAGCTGGGGTAGGAATTATGTCTTTGGaaattaaagaaaaggaaactggCGCAACACAAGACTTGAGTGAATGTAatggaggaggttggactagaaacctccagagctcccttcctaTTAATTTGCTATAAAGTCAGTGGGACTCATTTGTAAGAGTCACATCTTTGAAGGCAGACCTACCTCCCCAGAAGGATAGCGGTAGTAATATTTATCCTGATCACGTAAAGCAAACTCCTCTGGATGCTGCTCCCTGATTTCTTCATATGTCATTTCTTCACATACACCCTGTCAGAATAGGACATCCATGAGGTTACTGAACATGCTCAAGTCAAAAAGCATCAGCACACCCAACAGGCAAAACCTTCTCCAAAGCTACTGGCTGTAACCCTCTGACtgttcagctgcagagcagttccaaacaaaaccacaagcatCTGCAGAAGGTAGATGCTGAGATCAGAAGCTAAGTTGTGCGTGCTGCAGCAGAAGTACCATCCTCTCCCACAGAAGTAAAACCTCCATACAAAAGGCAGGATTTAGGCAAAAGAGAATAGGCTGAAGCTATCATCTTCTCTGccaagcagcaagcagcatgATCCAGCTGTACCTCCTGCAACCAAATGTACTCACAGCATCGATTTCATTGAGTGCCTTCCACTGCTCATAGGGTAGCTGGAGAGCTTCTGCTGTTTGTATTGTCCTCTTTAGTTGGCTGGTCCAGACTTTGAGGTCCTTCAGGTTCTGCTCCTCAACAAACTTGTTCAGTGCCACTGCAAACTgtgagacaaaaaaacccagaggttGATTACTTCTCAGTAAAGGTTGCCTTTTCCATGTCCTTTTCCAggaccttttttccctcccaaagGCAAAAATGTCTTCTGCTCTGATGTGCAGAGCAGCCACATATTCACTGATCCTTAAAAGGATTACAAGAACACAAAAAACTGCAGAAGCAAAATTGGCAACCTATTTTCGTCAAGGAGCAACATCAGCATCTGAGAAAAAGCATTGCATTCTGGGCTTTCCTACAGTGCTGTTCAGGATCCATGGCCATCACTGCTCTACTTTGTTGTTAGAGCTAAACTGATGTACTCTGCAGTCCTCGATAATAGTCATACCTCAGATGACTCTGTTTAGAAAATTAAAACGTTCTGGCAAGCCAAAGTAGCTATCAACCCTTCCTGAATTGTCATGTCTGTGGAGAGTCAAGCAGTGGGCAATCTGAGAAAGCACACAAAGTTGGCTATCCCTAccagctgggtggcagcagtcCTTCTACATACAACCCTGCCTATGAAAGGTCTGTATCAACTCCATGAAGATACTCATACCCCTCTCTCCTTGTTTCTAACTACATGCAACATTGACAGCTGAAAAGTGACCAGACTTAtagatataggctgggcaaagctctcagcaacctggtctagtagaagctGTCCGtgtccatggcaagggggctggaacttgatctttaagatcctatccaacccaaataattctatgattctgtgatcttctgaGCAACCCAGCTGTCAACAAATATCCTTTTAATCCAATGCATGGCACCACACCTGGAAGCCATATGGCAATatttccttctccctcaccttctTGCCCCTGTTGGAGAGGCCTGAGTCACCTCCAATCTTCCCCTTGAGGTTGAAATCACTTTCACCGTGCCGACAGAGATAAATTGTGCGAGGCTGGACATGGATGTTCATCAGGTAGTACACaatcctgctctggatgtggtCCTGAACCCTGTTGACCAGGAACCGCCGGCCAACATCGATGACTTTGATGAGAGAAAGCTCCCTAAGACAAGCACAGCAAGGATGAGAGACATGCCCATGGGgacaacagaaagagagaaacacTATCCTTGACAAACAGCTTTGTGAAGTATCTCAGTCAAAATAATCACCTAGCTAAAAGGATTTCCTGCAGGCTATTTTTGACAGGAAGCCAACAGGTAATGGCGATTCATGGAGAGCTAAGTAACACAGTGTAATCTCCAGCCCTCCTTGCAGCAGTAAAGAAGATTAAACAAGGCTAGCAGGGAGCACGCTCCTCCCcaggacagagctcagcaagtctgAGATTATCTGTGCAGGGCACATGGACGTATCTGTGAGCAGAGGAAAGACTGGGAGGTGCCTACATGGTCATGCAGGACATCAAAGGTCTTCCCAGGGCACACAACTAGGCAGAAATCACGGGGCTCAGACTCGTGGTTTGTGCCTGTTCAAGCAATGCCTTCTTTTAATGGACCCAAGCATCTCAGAGACACTCAAACGGAACTGCTTTGCCCAAATCTTTGTATTTagacctgcagagccagcatATGTGAGCACAGAAAAGCCTTGGAAGGTTTTGGTGCAGGTTTCCCTGGCACATCAGCTTGGCCTCCCATTATTCTAGCACAGCCATATGTTTGAAGACTAAGTGAAGCACAGCTCCATACTTCATTACAACCTTTCCTGTGAGAAGAAAAGCATCCACTCAAACCAGTTCAGAAGTTAGAGAAGCTTCTTACCGATCATAATCATCAGGGTCGAGTGGCTGGTAGCTGGCCTGGTAACAATTAATCCTCTTCATGAAGTCCTCCATGGCATCAGCTGAATTGCAATCCCGGTAATCAGGGCTGGACAATTTTACTTCCTgcaagagagggggggaaaaaaaaaaaagccatgcaAGGAGAGGTTAGGAAGCTTTACAAGTCAGAACTTGCTAATCTCAAATTTCAAAGCTCTGCCAAGATCCAGCTTTTGGCTGAGACAATTTTTTGTCTTCTCATCAGTGATAGCTGCAAAGAAGTAAATTAGactcaaaactaaacaaaaggTGAGAAAATATGGTATAAACCATTGCAAAGAAGTAAATTAGactcaaaactaaacaaaaggTGAGAAAATATGGTATAAACCATTGCATGACCAGTATACAAGCATATTGGTCAGCTCCCTTTCTACCAACATTTTAGGCAGCACCTCATTACCCAGCACAGTGGTTAAACTGAGCTTTTTTTATGACTAAAGAAAAGCATCAGGTTTAAACAGCTCAAGATGAGGATGGAAAGTGCACAAGCTTAGGCAAGATGCTTGTCCCAGGTCTTTTGAGTGAATAAAGCTCCCAGGAGGTAGACATCTACCTGGTTATCCACCATCTGAGGCAGCAGGATAACATCTAACCCCTTTATGTGCATTATTTGCTAGAAGgttgtattgggtttggctgaaCTGTAGCTGATTTTCCCCAGatcatctttctagtgctgggTTTTGCAGGGCTGaagctgggtgttgataacacaccagtgcTTTGGCTACTGCCTAGCCAAATACCAAGGCTGTGCTTTCCAACACTTCCCCACCCCTAGAGCATGCTGAGGTGTGGACAAGAttttgggaggggacacagccaagccagctgacccagactgACCAAAGGGGTAaagccagctgacccagactgaccaaaggggtattccatgccatatgatgtcagctcaaATATATaaactaagtgaaagaaggaagtgtggagCTATTAATCTGTGGcatctgtcctccagagcaACCGCTATGCATAGAACCCTGCTTCCTGGGAGTGACTGACCAACGTGTGCTGACAGGAAGTAGAGAGGAAcatctctctttgcttttgctttgcattattaagttgcttctatcttattactggccttctgttatattttcccctctcccctgtccatctaaggaGAGTGATAGATTTGCTTTGGTGAGCATTTGGCCCCCAGTCGGGGCCATGTCAGCACGAAGGCACTGGGCTGAAGATGCTAGAAGTGGGCGATGTGAATATCACAGACCAAGTATTGCCTGAACTggctatttttttcctgaagatttGGGGTTGAGCAGCAGCATTCCTCATTAGTAACTTCACAAGCAATTCTGAACCCAACAGGATAACCAAAcaagcagcacacacagcagcatcccaggcCCACAGGATATTTTCCACACTGATCCCAGACACCATTCATCTGCAGCACCCCATGGAGCAAAAAGTAGCTCATCTAGTAGCTCATTCTCTGCTCCTTCAAACATTAGTTTCCCAACAAAGAgattaaatatttaaaaaaaaaaaaaaattaaaaacaaatccaGCTTTGGGGCATTGCAAAtaggaaaaagaggggggggggggaagagacagAGCAAACTAATCATTTATTAGCATTGTGGAAAAGGTTGTGTGCAAACTCCCAAAAAGCTGGTTACTGGCCGTGGGACACCAACTCCCACCAAAAGCCATACTTCAGCCCCCATCCCTTTGTGGAGCCCATCCCAGGGGAAGAACAAAACCTTTCTCACAGACTTTACGTATCCTGCAATGCATTCCCAGACACCACAAAATGGCTTGCAAAGTTCAGATGTACAACTGCAGATAAGACTGGAGCAGAGCCGAGTGGAGAAAAGGATGCTTTCATTCAAGTTCATCATGCCCAGGTAGACCAATTAAGGTCTATCTGCCCCAGCCAAGCCTAACAAGCCAAGGAGTTCTTCTGTTGGTGGGAAATCAAAGATCCAGAAGCTCCCAAAAGAGCTgacaatcatagaataatttaggttggaaaagaccttgaagctAAGTGCCTTGATCAATCTAGCACAGCTAAATCCACTCCTGAACCATATCTCTAAGCTCCGTATATCTAATCTCCTTGATCTGTCTACATCAAGGAGAGAGGCAAGGTTTtatgctgctctcccagccaaGACTTCTAGTGACAAGAAAACTCTAAGCTCAGCTGCTATTATTCTCCAAGCAGACCCCAACAGATTTTGGGAAGCTGCATGTGGCTGAAGACACCAAGTCTGACTGTTCACTGATGAGATTTAAACCCCTAATCACAACCACCACTTCGAAAAAGTGCAGCTTTGCAGGGAGTCACCAAAGCATCCCAAATACATTTCTCTCTTTGATATCGACTTAGACATCAACAGAGACACAGGTAGTGTGTTTCTCTGGGAAAAGACTACAACAACTTTTATTGTCACTACTTCCAGGTGGCCCTAGGAGACAAAAGATCCTTTCTTATCCCAGGACAAACATCATAAAAATCTAAAAACCTCCTAATCCTCAATCAGCTCTGGCAAGATGTTCAGACAAGAGACCAACTGAGTGCTCGTGGAAAATCCCacacaagagaaaacagaagcaaCATACTTACCATAACGTTGGTGGCAACTACTGTGGGATCATTGCAGACAGATTCAATGAAGAACACCtgtgaagcaaagca is a genomic window of Dryobates pubescens isolate bDryPub1 chromosome Z, bDryPub1.pri, whole genome shotgun sequence containing:
- the PFKFB3 gene encoding 6-phosphofructo-2-kinase/fructose-2,6-bisphosphatase 3 isoform X6, producing MPMELTQSRIQKIWLPNDNRPALPRRSCGPQLANSPTVIVMVGLPARGKTYISKKLTRYLNWIGVPTKVFNVGEYRREAVKHYSSYDFFRPDNEEAMKVRRQCAMAALRDVKLYLTEEAGQIAVFDATNTTRERRGMILNFAKENGFKVFFIESVCNDPTVVATNVMEVKLSSPDYRDCNSADAMEDFMKRINCYQASYQPLDPDDYDRELSLIKVIDVGRRFLVNRVQDHIQSRIVYYLMNIHVQPRTIYLCRHGESDFNLKGKIGGDSGLSNRGKKFAVALNKFVEEQNLKDLKVWTSQLKRTIQTAEALQLPYEQWKALNEIDAGVCEEMTYEEIREQHPEEFALRDQDKYYYRYPSGESYQDLVQRLEPVIMELERQENVLVICHQAVMRCLLAYFLDKSADEMPYLKCPLHTVLKLTPMAYGCRVESISLNIDAVNTHRERPEEAKKGPNPLMRRNSVTPLASPEPIKKPRINSFEEHVAVSSTLPGCVPQEVPTQLPGQNMNNSQKPS
- the PFKFB3 gene encoding 6-phosphofructo-2-kinase/fructose-2,6-bisphosphatase 3 isoform X2, whose product is MAALRDVKLYLTEEAGQIAVFDATNTTRERRGMILNFAKENGFKVFFIESVCNDPTVVATNVMEVKLSSPDYRDCNSADAMEDFMKRINCYQASYQPLDPDDYDRELSLIKVIDVGRRFLVNRVQDHIQSRIVYYLMNIHVQPRTIYLCRHGESDFNLKGKIGGDSGLSNRGKKFAVALNKFVEEQNLKDLKVWTSQLKRTIQTAEALQLPYEQWKALNEIDAGVCEEMTYEEIREQHPEEFALRDQDKYYYRYPSGESYQDLVQRLEPVIMELERQENVLVICHQAVMRCLLAYFLDKSADEMPYLKCPLHTVLKLTPMAYGCRVESISLNIDAVNTHRERPEEAKKGPNPLMRRNSVTPLASPEPIKKPRINSFEEHVAVSSTLPGCVPQEVPTQLPGQNMNNSQKPS
- the PFKFB3 gene encoding 6-phosphofructo-2-kinase/fructose-2,6-bisphosphatase 3 isoform X3 gives rise to the protein MAALRDVKLYLTEEAGQIAVFDATNTTRERRGMILNFAKENGFKVFFIESVCNDPTVVATNVMEVKLSSPDYRDCNSADAMEDFMKRINCYQASYQPLDPDDYDRELSLIKVIDVGRRFLVNRVQDHIQSRIVYYLMNIHVQPRTIYLCRHGESDFNLKGKIGGDSGLSNRGKKFAVALNKFVEEQNLKDLKVWTSQLKRTIQTAEALQLPYEQWKALNEIDAGVCEEMTYEEIREQHPEEFALRDQDKYYYRYPSGESYQDLVQRLEPVIMELERQENVLVICHQAVMRCLLAYFLDKSADEMPYLKCPLHTVLKLTPMAYGCRVESISLNIDAVNTHRERPEEAKKGPNPLMRRNSVTPLASPEPIKKPRINSFEEHVAVSSTLPGCVPQEVPTQLPGQPLLGKACLT
- the PFKFB3 gene encoding 6-phosphofructo-2-kinase/fructose-2,6-bisphosphatase 3 isoform X1, with amino-acid sequence MAALRDVKLYLTEEAGQIAVFDATNTTRERRGMILNFAKENGFKVFFIESVCNDPTVVATNVMEVKLSSPDYRDCNSADAMEDFMKRINCYQASYQPLDPDDYDRELSLIKVIDVGRRFLVNRVQDHIQSRIVYYLMNIHVQPRTIYLCRHGESDFNLKGKIGGDSGLSNRGKKFAVALNKFVEEQNLKDLKVWTSQLKRTIQTAEALQLPYEQWKALNEIDAGVCEEMTYEEIREQHPEEFALRDQDKYYYRYPSGESYQDLVQRLEPVIMELERQENVLVICHQAVMRCLLAYFLDKSADEMPYLKCPLHTVLKLTPMAYGCRVESISLNIDAVNTHRERPEEAKKGPNPLMRRNSVTPLASPEPIKKPRINSFEEHVAVSSTLPGCVPQEVPTQLPGQPLLGKACLRPVCHFLKVFSLLIFPRT
- the PFKFB3 gene encoding 6-phosphofructo-2-kinase/fructose-2,6-bisphosphatase 3 isoform X5 encodes the protein MPMELTQSRIQKIWLPNDNRPALPRRSCGPQLANSPTVIVMVGLPARGKTYISKKLTRYLNWIGVPTKVFNVGEYRREAVKHYSSYDFFRPDNEEAMKVRRQCAMAALRDVKLYLTEEAGQIAVFDATNTTRERRGMILNFAKENGFKVFFIESVCNDPTVVATNVMEVKLSSPDYRDCNSADAMEDFMKRINCYQASYQPLDPDDYDRELSLIKVIDVGRRFLVNRVQDHIQSRIVYYLMNIHVQPRTIYLCRHGESDFNLKGKIGGDSGLSNRGKKFAVALNKFVEEQNLKDLKVWTSQLKRTIQTAEALQLPYEQWKALNEIDAGVCEEMTYEEIREQHPEEFALRDQDKYYYRYPSGESYQDLVQRLEPVIMELERQENVLVICHQAVMRCLLAYFLDKSADEMPYLKCPLHTVLKLTPMAYGCRVESISLNIDAVNTHRERPEEAKKGPNPLMRRNSVTPLASPEPIKKPRINSFEEHVAVSSTLPGCVPQEVPTQLPGQPLLGKACLRPVCHFLKVFSLLIFPR
- the PFKFB3 gene encoding 6-phosphofructo-2-kinase/fructose-2,6-bisphosphatase 3 isoform X4, whose amino-acid sequence is MAALRDVKLYLTEEAGQIAVFDATNTTRERRGMILNFAKENGFKVFFIESVCNDPTVVATNVMEVKLSSPDYRDCNSADAMEDFMKRINCYQASYQPLDPDDYDRELSLIKVIDVGRRFLVNRVQDHIQSRIVYYLMNIHVQPRTIYLCRHGESDFNLKGKIGGDSGLSNRGKKFAVALNKFVEEQNLKDLKVWTSQLKRTIQTAEALQLPYEQWKALNEIDAGVCEEMTYEEIREQHPEEFALRDQDKYYYRYPSGESYQDLVQRLEPVIMELERQENVLVICHQAVMRCLLAYFLDKSADEMPYLKCPLHTVLKLTPMAYGCRVESISLNIDAVNTHRERPEEAKKGPNPLMRRNSVTPLASPEPIKKPRINSFEEHVAVSSTLPGCVPQEVPTQLPGQPLLGKACL